One Salmo salar chromosome ssa01, Ssal_v3.1, whole genome shotgun sequence DNA window includes the following coding sequences:
- the LOC123723974 gene encoding neurofilament medium polypeptide: MSYHPVDTIGSPFRRSMDSRTTYGRSTGTPSSGFRSQSWSRASPGSTMTSSYKRSVNMPVARMYSSTLLSSADSVDFNQTNGDYKRSNEKEQLQGLNDRFAGYIDKVHYLEQQNSHIEEEIQTLRQKQVSQSQLGDLYDQELQELRSMLEQIHHDKAQIQLDTDHVEDDIQRIRDRFDEEARIRDETEGIIRALRKDMTDSDLVKSELEKKVQSLHDEIAFIRNNHEEEVSDLFAQVQASQVTMERKDIQKTDITEALREIRTQLEGHSNQNLQQVEDWFMCRYSKLTDAAEQNKDAIKSARDEIADYRRQLQSKTVELESVRGTRESLERQLNDIEDRHNSDLSSLQETIHQLDNELKGTKWEMARHLREYQDLLNVKMALDIEIAAYRKLLEGEETHFSTFLYRHTVTSSKKSKYEPPKLKVQHKFVEEIIEETRVEDEKDEMDQDLAEIAQELSAALETEATDEGEDDGEEGGEEAEGEEGEGGEGESEEVVASTDAQVSSSTPAEEEEEDKEGGDEEEEGEKEEEGEKGEEGEGDKEDDTEGGDEGEGEGELEETVLCSKAPESKSSPDKEKGSGGEEETGEGEEEGDDQDEDAGSDKGSKDGDDKDEEDEKKGKDEKKDKTDEKAAVAKAEAPKTEAPKSEAPKVEVQKSEAPKPSKPDSLKAESPKAGSPKSESPKAGSPNSESPKPAGSPKSESPKPAGSPKSESPKPAGSPKSESPKLTGSPKSESPKPTGSPKSESPKLGSPKAESPKGEAPKQEAPKSEAPKAAEEKVDKKSDSEEEKKVEKKDAAMNGDVEKTSPEDKDKKDEGGKEAEEKDVISNGVDESPTKDDPDQKDDPKDQKVVITQTVETITTGEDGAKHVTKSVTVTETVKESEDLMQEKTVSSKKMEKHSSQSIKVVTETE, translated from the exons ATGAGTTACCACCCGGTGGACACGATAGGGAGTCCATTCAGGAGAAGTATGGATAGTAGGACCACCTACGGCCGCTCCACTGGCACCCCCTCCAGCGGGTTCCGTTCTCAGTCCTGGTCCCGGGCAAGCCCAGGCTCCACGATGACCTCCTCCTACAAGAGGAGCGTCAATATGCCGGTAGCCCGAATGTACAGCTCCACACTCCTCAGCTCCGCCGACAGCGTTGATTTCAATCAAACGAACGGAGACTACAAGCGCTCCAACGAGAAAGAGCAGCTCCAGGGGCTCAACGACCGCTTCGCCGGTTACATCGACAAGGTGCACTACCTGGAGCAGCAGAACAGCCATATCGAAGAGGAGATCCAGACGCTGCGGCAGAAGCAGGTGTCGCAATCCCAGCTAGGCGATTTATACGACCAGGAACTCCAGGAGCTGCGCTCCATGCTGGAGCAGATTCACCACGATAAAGCGCAGATCCAGCTCGACACGGACCACGTCGAGGATGACATCCAGAGAATTAGGGACCGTTTCGATGAGGAAGCCCGCATCAGGGATGAGACGGAAGGCATCATCCGGGCGTTGAGAAAAGATATGACCGACTCTGATTTGGTGAAGTCAGAGTTGGAGAAGAAAGTTCAGTCACTGCATGACGAGATTGCCTTTATTCGCAACAACCACGAGGAAGAGGTGAGCGACCTGTTCGCCCAGGTGCAGGCGTCGCAGGTGACCATGGAGAGGAAAGACATCCAGAAGACGGACATCACCGAGGCGCTCCGGGAGATCCGCACCCAGCTCGAGGGCCACTCCAACCAGAACCTGCAGCAGGTGGAGGACTGGTTCATGTGCCGCTATTCCAAGCTCACTGATGCTGCGGAACAAAACAAAGATGCAATCAAGTCCGCCCGTGATGAGATAGCAGACTACCGCCGCCAGCTCCAGTCCAAGACCGTGGAGTTAGAGTCCGTCCGTGGAACCAGGGAGTCACTGGAGAGGCAGTTGAATGACATCGAGGACCGACACAACAGCGACCTGTCCAGCCTGCAG gagaccatccaccagcTGGATAATGAGCTCAAGGGCACGAAGTGGGAGATGGCGCGTCATCTGCGCGAGTACCAGGACCTGCTCAATGTCAAGATGGCCCTGGACATTGAGATAGCTGCATACAG GAAACTCCTAGAAGGTGAAGAGACCCACTTTAGCACTTTCCTTTACCGCCACACCGTCACCTCCTCTAAGAAGTCCAAGTATGAGCCTCCCAAACTGAAAGTCCAGCATAAGTTTGTCGAGGAGATCATCGAGGAGACCAGGGTAGAGGATGAGAAGGATGAGATGGACCAAGACCTGGCTGAGATCGCCCAGGAGCTTTCTGCCGCTCTGGAGACAGAGGCCACAGATGAAGGAGAGGATgatggagaagagggaggagaagaagcagagggagaagagggagaagggggagagggtgaATCAGAAGAGGTTGTAGCCTCCACTGATGCCCAAGTTAGCTCCAGCACACctgctgaggaggaagaggaggacaaagAAGGTGGTGATGAAGAGGAAGAGGGCGAAAAAGAAGAAGAGGGtgagaaaggagaagagggtgAGGGTGACAAGGAAGATGATACAGAAGGTGGTgatgagggagaaggagagggggaattaGAGGAGACAGTCCTGTGCTCTAAAGCCCCAGAATCAAAGTCCTCTCCTGACAAAGAGAAGGGaagcggaggagaagaggagacaggagagggagaagaggagggagatgatCAAGATGAAGATGCAGGTAGTGACAAAGGATCCAAAGATGGAGATGATAAGGATGAGGAAGATGAGAAGAAAGGAAAGGATGAGAAAAAAGACAAAACAGATGAGAAGGCAGCTGTAGCCAAGGCAGAGGCTCCCAAAACAGAAGCCCCCAAGAGTGAGGCCCCAAAAGTTGAGGTCCAGAAATCTGAGGCCCCAAAGCCCTCCAAGCCAGACTCCCTAAAAGCTGAATCCCCAAAGGCTGGGTCCCCCAAGTCTGAGTCACCAAAAGCTGGATCCCCAAA ttctgaatccccaaaacctgctggatcccctaaatctgaatccccaaaacctgCTGGCTCCCCCAAATCTGAATCCCCCAAACCTGCTGGCTCCCCCAAATCTGAATCCCCAAAACTTACAGGATCCCCAAAatctgaatccccaaaacctACAGGATCCCCCAAATCTGAATCTCCCAAATTAGGATCCCCCAAGGCAGAGTCCCCTAAGGGTGAGGCCCCCAAACAAGAAGCTCCAAAGTCAGAGGCCCCCAAGGCTGCAGAAGAGAAAGTAGACAAAAAGAGTGAttcagaggaagagaagaaggtAGAAAAGAAAGACGCAGCCATGAACGGAGATGTGGAGAAGACTTCCCCAGAGGACAAGGACAAGAAGGATGAGGGTGGGAAAGAGGCAGAGGAGAAGGATGTTATCTCAAATGGAGTGGACGAGAGCCCCACTAAAGATGACCCCGACCAGAAAGATGATCCAAAGGACCAGAAGGTGGTCATCACCCAAACAGTGGAGACCATCACCACTGGAGAGGACGGGGCCAAGCATGTCACCAAATCAGTCACTGTCACCGAGACTGTGAAGGAGTCTGAGGATTTGATGCAGGAGAAGACAGTCTCCAGCAAGAAGATGGAGAAACACTCTTCCCAGTCCATCAAGGTGGTGACTGAAACTGAGTAA